A single genomic interval of Burkholderia sp. HI2500 harbors:
- a CDS encoding Hsp70 family protein, with translation MSDPRYSIGIDLGTTHCALSYVDSAASDGETITQQVLPIAQLTAPGALESRDLLPSFLYLPHESELTQGDLTLPWTASRAFAVGEMARTRGAGTPIRLVSSAKSWLCHPGVDRRAAILPSDAPPEVARVSPLESSIRYLTHLREAWDHAHPDAPFADQDVTVTIPASFDPAARELTAEAARAAGYSRMTLLEEPQAALYSWIQKSQGGWRKQVQVGDLILCVDVGGGTTDLSLIAVVERDGNLELHRVAVGEHILLGGDNMDLALAHVVARKLAQQGTQADPWQLRALTYACRSAKETLLSDPTTDAVPLVVPSRGSKLIGGSIRTELTRAELTQTILEGFFPQVDAAARPVSRARVGLTQLGLPYAQDAGITRHLAAFLGRQVAALDSLEGVQRTLPQGATFLHPTAVLFNGGVFKSTLLTQRVLDTLNSWLAAEGAPPARLLEGADLDLAVARGAAYYGYVKRGRGVRIRGGTARAYYVAIESAMPAVPGLEPPVQALCVAPFGMEEGSDAALPPQEFGLVVGEPVQFRFFGSSVRRQDQVGTLLDYWSPEELQELEEIQATLPAEGRTVGEVVPVKLHARVTEAGTLELEAIPSGTDERWKVEFDVRGAA, from the coding sequence GTGAGCGATCCGCGCTATTCGATCGGTATCGATCTCGGGACGACCCACTGCGCGCTGTCGTATGTCGACAGCGCCGCGAGCGACGGCGAAACCATCACGCAGCAGGTGCTGCCGATCGCGCAGCTCACCGCGCCCGGCGCGCTGGAGTCGCGCGACCTGCTGCCGTCGTTCCTTTACCTGCCGCATGAAAGCGAACTCACGCAAGGCGACCTGACGCTGCCGTGGACGGCCTCGCGCGCTTTCGCAGTCGGCGAAATGGCGCGCACGCGCGGCGCCGGCACGCCGATCCGCCTCGTGTCGAGCGCGAAGAGCTGGCTGTGCCACCCGGGCGTCGACCGCCGCGCGGCGATCCTGCCGAGCGATGCGCCGCCGGAAGTGGCGCGCGTGTCGCCGCTGGAAAGCTCGATCCGCTACCTGACGCACCTGCGCGAAGCGTGGGACCACGCGCATCCCGACGCGCCGTTCGCCGACCAGGACGTGACGGTCACGATCCCCGCGTCGTTCGACCCGGCCGCGCGCGAACTGACGGCCGAGGCCGCCCGCGCCGCCGGCTACTCGCGGATGACGCTGCTCGAAGAGCCGCAGGCCGCGCTGTACAGCTGGATCCAGAAGAGCCAGGGCGGCTGGCGTAAGCAGGTGCAGGTCGGCGACCTGATCCTGTGCGTCGACGTCGGCGGCGGCACGACCGACCTGTCGCTGATCGCGGTGGTCGAGCGCGACGGCAATCTCGAACTGCATCGCGTGGCGGTCGGCGAGCACATCCTGCTCGGCGGCGACAACATGGACCTCGCGCTCGCGCACGTCGTCGCGCGCAAGCTCGCGCAGCAGGGCACGCAGGCCGATCCGTGGCAACTGCGCGCGCTCACGTACGCATGCCGTTCCGCGAAGGAAACGCTGCTGTCCGACCCGACGACCGACGCGGTGCCGCTCGTCGTGCCGAGCCGCGGCTCGAAGCTGATCGGCGGGTCGATCCGCACGGAGCTGACGCGCGCCGAACTCACGCAGACGATCCTCGAAGGCTTCTTCCCGCAAGTCGACGCGGCCGCGCGCCCGGTGAGCCGCGCCCGTGTCGGCCTGACGCAGCTCGGCCTGCCGTATGCGCAGGACGCGGGCATCACGCGCCATCTCGCGGCGTTCCTCGGCCGTCAGGTCGCGGCGCTCGACTCGCTCGAAGGCGTGCAGCGCACGCTGCCGCAGGGCGCGACGTTCCTGCATCCGACCGCCGTGCTGTTCAACGGCGGCGTGTTCAAGTCGACGCTGCTCACGCAGCGCGTGCTCGATACGCTCAACAGCTGGCTCGCCGCTGAAGGCGCGCCGCCCGCGCGCCTGCTCGAAGGCGCGGATCTCGATCTCGCGGTCGCGCGCGGCGCCGCGTACTACGGCTACGTGAAGCGCGGCCGGGGCGTGCGCATTCGCGGCGGCACGGCGCGTGCGTACTACGTCGCGATCGAATCTGCGATGCCGGCCGTGCCGGGGCTCGAACCGCCGGTGCAGGCGCTGTGCGTCGCGCCGTTCGGCATGGAGGAAGGCTCGGACGCGGCGCTGCCGCCGCAGGAGTTCGGCCTCGTCGTCGGCGAACCGGTGCAGTTCCGCTTCTTCGGTTCGTCGGTGCGCCGCCAGGACCAGGTCGGCACGCTGCTCGACTACTGGTCGCCGGAAGAGCTGCAGGAGCTGGAGGAAATCCAGGCGACGCTGCCCGCCGAAGGGCGCACCGTCGGCGAGGTCGTGCCCGTGAAGCTGCATGCGCGCGTGACCGAAGCCGGCACGCTCGAACTCGAGGCGATCCCGAGCGGCACGGACGAGCGCTGGAAGGTCGAGTTCGACGTGCGCGGCGCCGCCTGA
- a CDS encoding DUF2760 domain-containing protein — MPESNLSFFGRLSLAVGTFFSVLGNREFAAGVLRVRDGAPAPVAPAPAAAPAPAPAAAPVKAPAPELSEASPQAALQLLGLLQRDARFIDFVEEDIAGYADADIGAAARLVHDGCRAALREHFTIVPVRDEAEGSRVTLPAGFDATAVRVTGNVVGAAPFTGTVSHRGWRVADVRLPKLTGSHDASVVAPAEVEL, encoded by the coding sequence ATGCCCGAATCCAACCTGTCCTTCTTCGGCCGGCTGTCGCTGGCCGTCGGCACGTTCTTCTCCGTGCTCGGCAACCGCGAGTTCGCGGCCGGCGTGCTGCGCGTGCGCGATGGCGCCCCGGCCCCGGTCGCGCCGGCCCCCGCCGCGGCCCCGGCCCCGGCGCCTGCCGCCGCGCCCGTGAAGGCGCCGGCGCCCGAGCTGAGCGAGGCGAGCCCGCAGGCTGCATTGCAACTGCTCGGCCTGCTGCAGCGCGATGCGCGCTTCATCGACTTCGTCGAGGAAGACATCGCCGGCTACGCGGACGCCGACATCGGCGCGGCCGCACGCCTCGTGCACGACGGCTGCCGTGCCGCGCTGCGCGAACATTTCACGATCGTGCCGGTGCGCGACGAAGCCGAAGGCAGCCGCGTGACGCTGCCGGCCGGTTTCGACGCGACGGCCGTGCGCGTGACCGGCAACGTGGTCGGCGCCGCGCCGTTCACGGGCACGGTCAGCCATCGCGGCTGGCGGGTCGCCGACGTGCGCCTGCCGAAGCTGACGGGCAGCCACGACGCGTCGGTCGTCGCACCGGCGGAGGTGGAACTGTGA
- a CDS encoding RrF2 family transcriptional regulator, with protein sequence MRTDSRLSRMLHALIHLDQADGPMTSDAIATMLCTNPVVVRRLLGGLRDCGYVQSEKGHGGGWVLSVALDDITLLDVYRAVGEPPLFSDLVTDDEAECLVEQAVNAHLSATLKEAETTLLARFGEVTLGMLSRDFDAKHAKRRKPR encoded by the coding sequence GTGAGAACCGATAGCCGCTTGTCGCGGATGCTGCATGCGCTGATCCACCTGGATCAGGCCGACGGCCCGATGACGTCCGACGCGATCGCGACGATGTTGTGCACGAACCCGGTCGTCGTGCGGCGCCTGCTCGGCGGCTTGCGCGACTGCGGCTACGTGCAGTCGGAGAAGGGGCATGGCGGCGGCTGGGTGCTGAGCGTCGCGCTCGACGACATCACGCTGCTCGACGTCTATCGCGCGGTGGGCGAGCCGCCGCTGTTCTCCGATCTGGTGACCGACGACGAGGCCGAATGCCTGGTCGAGCAGGCCGTCAATGCGCACCTGTCGGCCACGCTGAAGGAGGCCGAGACGACGCTGCTCGCCCGCTTCGGCGAAGTCACGCTCGGCATGCTGTCGCGCGATTTCGACGCGAAGCACGCGAAGCGGCGCAAGCCGCGCTGA
- a CDS encoding NAD(P)/FAD-dependent oxidoreductase: MHGHHEVIVIGGSFAGLSAAMQLARARRRVLVIDAGRPRNRFAAHAHGFFGQDGKPPAQIVDEAAAQLAAYPTVQRIAGDVRTAERDADGRFHVTLADGSRASADRLILATGIRDELPALPGLAERWGVSVLHCPYCHGYEVSGQRLGVLATHPLSVHQAILIPDWGPTTWFTQDVVEANEEEAALLDARGVRIERSPVVEILGDAPRIDALRLADGQVVPIDALFVGAHTAMASDLAQQLGCAFDDGPLGPVVRVDAMKQTSVAGVFAAGDASTPMTNATFASASGVMAGVAAHRSLIVGLGR, from the coding sequence ATGCATGGCCATCATGAAGTGATCGTGATCGGCGGCAGCTTTGCAGGGCTGTCGGCCGCGATGCAGCTTGCGCGGGCGCGCCGCCGCGTGCTCGTGATCGATGCCGGCCGGCCGCGCAACCGCTTTGCCGCGCACGCGCACGGTTTTTTCGGGCAGGACGGCAAGCCGCCCGCGCAGATCGTCGACGAAGCCGCCGCGCAGCTCGCCGCGTACCCCACCGTGCAGCGGATCGCAGGCGACGTGCGCACGGCCGAGCGCGATGCGGACGGCCGCTTCCACGTGACGCTCGCCGACGGCAGCCGGGCGAGTGCCGACCGGTTGATCCTCGCGACCGGTATCCGCGACGAATTGCCTGCACTGCCGGGGCTTGCGGAACGCTGGGGTGTCAGCGTGCTGCATTGTCCGTACTGCCACGGATACGAGGTGAGCGGCCAGCGGCTCGGCGTGCTCGCCACGCATCCGCTGTCGGTGCATCAGGCGATCCTGATTCCGGACTGGGGCCCGACGACGTGGTTCACGCAGGACGTGGTCGAAGCGAACGAAGAAGAAGCCGCGTTGCTCGATGCGCGCGGCGTGCGCATCGAGCGGTCGCCGGTCGTGGAAATCCTCGGCGATGCGCCGCGGATCGATGCGTTGCGGCTCGCCGACGGGCAGGTCGTGCCGATCGATGCGCTGTTCGTCGGCGCGCACACGGCGATGGCGAGCGATCTCGCGCAGCAGCTCGGCTGTGCATTCGACGACGGGCCGCTCGGCCCGGTCGTGCGCGTCGATGCAATGAAGCAGACGAGCGTCGCCGGCGTGTTCGCGGCCGGCGACGCGTCGACGCCGATGACCAACGCAACGTTCGCATCGGCGTCGGGGGTGATGGCCGGGGTCGCCGCGCACCGGTCGCTGATTGTCGGGCTCGGCCGGTAA
- a CDS encoding LysR substrate-binding domain-containing protein encodes MLDLDDLRLVRAIGTSRSLAAAARLLDLTPPAITIRLQRMEARLNARLAVRQPKGIALTDEGQRLYQEAVDILERVEALPVSISGDHGDVRGTLRVVAPLGFGRKYVARIVRDVQRAHPKLDIALHLSESPLTSAPGADVVVHVGSLKSSSWIGYPLAPNDRFLCASPAYARRIKELNHPSDLARYDCLCLRENDEDIPRWRFSQGGDVKGEPRRSAVIRVTGALSSNDGTVITDWALAGLGIVERSEWDVAPLLANGKLVRLLPDWHLPPAPVTALLPSRTGRSARQRVFLEAATRFLSPPPWRGDA; translated from the coding sequence ATGCTCGACCTCGACGACCTTCGACTCGTCCGCGCGATCGGCACGTCGCGCTCGCTGGCCGCGGCCGCGCGGCTGCTCGATCTCACGCCGCCCGCGATCACGATTCGGCTGCAGCGGATGGAAGCGCGACTGAACGCACGGCTCGCCGTGCGGCAGCCGAAAGGGATCGCGCTGACCGACGAAGGGCAACGGCTGTACCAGGAAGCCGTCGACATCCTCGAGCGCGTGGAGGCGCTGCCGGTCAGCATCTCGGGCGACCACGGCGACGTGCGCGGCACGCTGCGCGTCGTCGCCCCGCTCGGCTTCGGCCGCAAGTACGTCGCGCGGATCGTGCGCGACGTGCAGCGCGCGCATCCGAAGCTCGACATCGCGCTCCACCTGTCGGAGAGCCCGTTGACCAGCGCGCCGGGCGCCGACGTGGTCGTTCACGTCGGCAGCCTCAAGTCGTCGTCGTGGATCGGGTATCCGCTCGCGCCCAATGACCGCTTTCTGTGCGCGAGCCCCGCCTATGCGCGCCGCATCAAGGAACTGAACCATCCGTCCGACCTGGCCCGCTACGACTGCCTGTGCCTGCGCGAGAACGACGAGGACATCCCGCGCTGGCGCTTCTCGCAAGGCGGCGACGTCAAGGGCGAACCGCGCCGGTCCGCCGTGATCCGCGTGACCGGCGCGCTGTCGTCGAACGACGGCACCGTCATCACGGATTGGGCGCTGGCCGGGCTCGGGATCGTCGAGCGCTCCGAGTGGGACGTCGCGCCGCTGCTGGCGAACGGCAAGCTCGTCCGGTTACTGCCCGACTGGCACCTGCCGCCCGCCCCCGTGACGGCGCTGCTGCCGTCGCGCACCGGCCGCTCCGCACGGCAACGGGTGTTTCTCGAAGCCGCGACGCGGTTTCTCAGCCCGCCGCCGTGGCGCGGCGACGCGTGA
- a CDS encoding DSD1 family PLP-dependent enzyme, with the protein MDLQTLNTPTALIDVGRMQHNIGRMQAHLDALGVRFRPHVKTTKCTHVVDAQIAAGAQGITVSTLKEAEQFFAHGIRDIVYAVGMVPAKLGQALALRRQGCDLKLVADSLPAAHAIAEFGRAHDERFDVWIEVDVDGHRSGIPPDADLLIDVGRALVDGGMVLGGVLAHAGSSYEYNTPDALAAIAEQERSRTVRAAERLRAAGLPCPVVSIGSTPTALAAEHLEGVTEVRAGVYVMFDLVMHNIGVCDLSDIALSVLTTVIGHQEEKGWAIVDAGWMAMSRDRGTQRQAHDFGYGQVCTEQGDVLGDYVMSAANQEHGIVSRAGTPDAGIAQRFPIGTRLRILPNHACATGAQHPEYQAIGEDGGAQTWPRFYGW; encoded by the coding sequence GTGGACCTTCAAACCCTCAACACCCCGACCGCCCTGATCGACGTCGGCCGCATGCAACACAACATCGGCCGCATGCAGGCGCATCTGGACGCACTCGGCGTCAGGTTCCGGCCGCACGTCAAGACCACCAAATGCACGCACGTCGTCGATGCCCAGATCGCGGCCGGCGCGCAGGGCATCACGGTGTCGACGCTCAAGGAAGCCGAACAGTTTTTCGCGCACGGTATCCGGGACATCGTCTACGCGGTCGGCATGGTGCCCGCGAAGCTGGGCCAGGCGCTCGCGCTGCGCCGGCAGGGCTGCGACCTGAAGCTGGTCGCCGACAGCCTGCCGGCCGCGCACGCGATCGCCGAATTCGGGCGCGCGCACGACGAGCGCTTCGACGTGTGGATCGAGGTCGACGTCGATGGTCACCGCTCCGGGATTCCGCCCGACGCCGACCTGCTGATCGACGTGGGCCGCGCGCTGGTCGACGGCGGGATGGTGCTCGGCGGGGTGCTCGCGCACGCGGGCTCCAGCTACGAATACAACACGCCCGACGCGCTGGCGGCGATCGCCGAGCAGGAACGCAGCCGCACCGTGCGGGCGGCGGAGCGCCTCCGGGCCGCCGGGCTGCCCTGCCCGGTCGTGAGCATCGGCTCGACCCCCACCGCCCTCGCGGCGGAACACCTCGAAGGCGTGACCGAAGTGCGCGCCGGCGTGTACGTGATGTTCGACCTCGTGATGCACAACATCGGCGTGTGCGACCTGTCCGACATCGCGCTGTCGGTGCTGACCACCGTCATCGGGCACCAGGAAGAGAAAGGCTGGGCGATCGTCGACGCCGGCTGGATGGCGATGAGCCGCGACCGCGGCACGCAGCGCCAGGCGCACGACTTCGGCTACGGGCAGGTTTGCACCGAACAAGGCGACGTGCTCGGCGACTACGTGATGAGCGCCGCCAACCAGGAGCACGGGATCGTGTCGCGGGCAGGCACGCCCGACGCCGGCATCGCGCAACGGTTTCCGATCGGCACCCGCCTGCGCATCCTGCCGAATCACGCGTGCGCCACCGGGGCGCAACATCCCGAATATCAGGCGATCGGCGAAGACGGCGGCGCGCAGACGTGGCCGCGCTTCTACGGGTGGTGA
- a CDS encoding ornithine cyclodeaminase family protein, protein MPTDDRLLLLDRDTVAPALQAAQVTAAVREAFVLHSQRAGRVFPVVREKLHTGGVFGIKSGDVANQDLLGFKAAGFWPGNRGLGGEPHQATVALFDPATGRPLCIMDGNAITTARTGAAGGLGLQLLARRDSARICVFGTGVQARVQLDYALGLLPQRCTVQYVNVSGEPDPVFESAFRERCTIGVARDRNDAVANSDVVITATPGGGALFDADAVQPGTHLTCVGADTAGKRELPAGVLDRARIFVDDHDQARSIGECQWAPDLPRTEIGDILAGTATVDRAPHEITVFDMTGLALQDLTVARFLYRQALENGTGISIPWPW, encoded by the coding sequence ATGCCGACCGACGACCGACTCCTGCTTCTCGACCGCGATACCGTCGCGCCCGCCCTCCAGGCCGCGCAAGTGACAGCGGCCGTTCGCGAAGCCTTCGTGCTGCATAGTCAGCGGGCCGGACGCGTGTTCCCGGTGGTGCGCGAGAAGCTGCACACCGGCGGCGTGTTCGGCATCAAGTCGGGCGATGTCGCGAATCAGGATCTGCTCGGTTTCAAGGCGGCCGGATTCTGGCCCGGCAACCGCGGGCTCGGCGGCGAACCGCATCAGGCCACCGTCGCGCTGTTCGACCCGGCCACGGGCCGCCCGCTGTGCATCATGGACGGCAATGCGATCACCACCGCGCGAACCGGCGCCGCCGGCGGCCTCGGTCTGCAACTGCTCGCGCGTCGCGACAGCGCGCGAATCTGCGTGTTCGGCACCGGCGTGCAGGCGCGCGTCCAGCTCGACTACGCACTCGGGCTGCTGCCGCAACGGTGCACCGTGCAGTACGTGAACGTCAGCGGCGAGCCCGACCCGGTGTTCGAATCGGCCTTCCGGGAACGATGCACGATCGGCGTGGCGCGCGACCGGAACGACGCGGTGGCCAATAGCGACGTGGTGATCACGGCAACGCCCGGTGGCGGCGCGCTGTTCGACGCGGATGCGGTGCAGCCGGGCACCCACCTGACCTGCGTGGGCGCCGATACCGCCGGCAAGCGCGAACTGCCGGCAGGCGTGCTGGACCGCGCGCGGATTTTCGTGGACGATCACGACCAGGCGCGCAGCATCGGCGAGTGCCAGTGGGCGCCCGATTTGCCACGCACGGAAATCGGTGACATCCTCGCGGGAACCGCGACGGTCGACCGCGCGCCGCACGAGATCACCGTCTTCGACATGACCGGGCTCGCGCTGCAGGACCTGACCGTCGCACGCTTCCTGTATCGGCAGGCCCTCGAAAACGGCACCGGAATCTCCATTCCGTGGCCCTGGTAA
- a CDS encoding HAD family hydrolase, with protein MRLTQVSALSFDLDDTLWPFGPSVVRAEGELRTWLIEHAPGTERVLSTQQALSDLREEYERLCPDLAGDFRAMRIGSIRLALERANEDVALTDRAYAAFYAARNRVEFYEDALPALTWLSARFPLIAVTNGNADLRLTGGGEFFRATLSAQAFGVAKPEPGIFHAAAETLDVRPAELLHVGDDYHLDIVGALNAGLQAAWVVRDTHPEAERVQQQAATPHVTLSDLSMLCRMLGGPDDVA; from the coding sequence ATGCGTCTCACCCAAGTTTCCGCGCTCTCGTTCGACCTGGACGACACCCTGTGGCCGTTCGGGCCATCCGTCGTACGGGCCGAAGGGGAGCTTCGCACGTGGCTGATCGAGCACGCGCCCGGTACCGAGCGGGTGCTGTCCACGCAGCAGGCGCTCAGCGACTTGCGTGAGGAATACGAACGATTGTGTCCCGATCTTGCCGGCGACTTCCGCGCGATGAGAATCGGCTCGATCCGGCTTGCACTGGAGCGCGCGAACGAAGATGTCGCGCTCACCGACCGTGCGTACGCAGCGTTCTATGCCGCACGCAACCGGGTTGAATTCTACGAAGATGCGTTGCCGGCGCTCACGTGGTTGAGTGCGCGGTTTCCGTTGATCGCGGTGACCAACGGCAACGCGGATCTGCGGCTGACCGGCGGCGGCGAATTCTTTCGTGCGACGCTCAGCGCGCAAGCGTTCGGCGTCGCGAAGCCGGAGCCCGGGATATTTCATGCGGCGGCAGAAACGCTCGATGTGCGGCCGGCGGAACTGCTGCATGTCGGCGACGATTACCACCTCGATATCGTCGGCGCATTGAACGCGGGGCTTCAGGCGGCGTGGGTAGTGCGCGATACGCATCCGGAAGCGGAGCGTGTGCAGCAGCAGGCCGCGACGCCGCACGTCACGCTCAGCGACCTGTCGATGCTGTGCCGCATGCTCGGCGGGCCTGACGACGTGGCGTGA
- a CDS encoding glutathione S-transferase family protein translates to MKLYGFAGTRSQRALWGLKELDADFEFISVNLLQGEHKRPEFLRLNPAGKVPVLVDGDLVIPESAAIVLYLADKYPEKALLPVDPALRAEAYRWVMFAVTELEQPLWRITRHSFIYPPEKRSPADIELAREDFRTMAAILDKHLEGREFIVGDTLTVADCVTAYLIDWAGECNLIEPFPQLRAYLERLYARPKAPQRIADARKAA, encoded by the coding sequence ATGAAGCTTTACGGATTTGCCGGCACCCGCTCGCAACGCGCGCTGTGGGGGCTGAAGGAACTGGATGCCGATTTCGAGTTCATCTCGGTGAACCTGCTCCAGGGCGAACACAAGCGGCCCGAATTCCTGCGCCTCAATCCGGCTGGCAAGGTGCCCGTGCTGGTGGACGGCGACCTCGTGATTCCCGAATCGGCCGCGATCGTACTGTATCTCGCGGACAAGTACCCGGAGAAGGCACTGCTGCCGGTCGATCCGGCGCTGCGGGCCGAAGCTTACCGGTGGGTCATGTTCGCGGTGACGGAGCTCGAGCAGCCGCTGTGGCGGATCACCCGGCACTCGTTCATCTATCCGCCGGAGAAGCGCTCGCCGGCCGACATCGAACTGGCGCGCGAGGATTTCAGGACGATGGCCGCGATCCTCGACAAGCATCTCGAAGGCCGCGAGTTCATCGTCGGCGACACGCTGACGGTGGCCGATTGCGTGACGGCTTACCTGATCGACTGGGCCGGCGAGTGCAACCTGATCGAACCGTTTCCGCAGTTGCGTGCGTATCTCGAACGGCTGTATGCGCGGCCGAAGGCGCCGCAGCGGATCGCGGATGCGCGCAAGGCGGCGTGA
- a CDS encoding MarR family winged helix-turn-helix transcriptional regulator, with product MARKEKLPFETTLMVRDCCLCLHMQRAARNLARIFDDVLRPLDLTNGQFSLLMSLNRPQPAPMKSVASLLAMDRTTLTAALKPLERRGLVTIIQDPDDRRSRLLELTPAGQDLLAAAFPLWQQTHAEIERPFAPGEVDQLRGQLRALSVDPAARD from the coding sequence ATGGCACGAAAAGAAAAGCTCCCCTTCGAAACGACGCTGATGGTGCGCGATTGCTGCCTGTGCCTGCACATGCAGCGCGCGGCGCGCAATCTTGCGCGGATCTTCGACGATGTGCTGCGCCCGCTGGATCTCACCAACGGCCAGTTTTCGCTGCTGATGTCGCTGAACCGGCCCCAGCCGGCGCCGATGAAATCGGTCGCGTCGCTGCTCGCGATGGACCGCACCACGCTCACGGCCGCGCTCAAGCCGCTCGAGCGGCGCGGCCTGGTCACGATCATCCAGGATCCGGACGACCGGCGCAGCCGCCTGCTCGAACTGACGCCGGCCGGCCAGGACCTGCTGGCCGCGGCGTTTCCGCTGTGGCAGCAGACGCATGCCGAGATCGAACGGCCGTTCGCGCCGGGGGAAGTCGATCAGTTGCGCGGCCAGTTACGCGCGCTGTCGGTCGATCCGGCCGCGCGCGACTGA
- a CDS encoding TetR/AcrR family transcriptional regulator: MKKETGTPGSAPDTRERILQTASELFYREGTRAVGVDLIVAQAGVAKTSLYRYFATKDDLIEAFLLREDADFWAHWDAVATQYRRAPREELDAQLQWIGERIARPGYRGCPQINIAAEYADGNHPARKVAVAHKQELRRRLTELADAMGVDEPETFALRLATVIDGALSSGQALHAHGPVAFLQEFAQLLLPKKGRK, translated from the coding sequence ATGAAAAAGGAAACAGGCACACCAGGGAGCGCGCCCGATACGCGCGAACGCATTCTGCAGACGGCGAGCGAGCTGTTCTACCGGGAGGGCACACGCGCGGTCGGCGTGGACCTGATCGTCGCGCAGGCAGGCGTGGCGAAGACGAGCCTCTATCGTTACTTCGCGACGAAGGACGACCTGATCGAGGCGTTTCTGCTGCGCGAGGACGCCGATTTCTGGGCGCATTGGGATGCGGTGGCCACGCAGTACCGGCGCGCGCCGCGCGAGGAACTGGACGCGCAACTGCAATGGATCGGCGAGCGCATTGCGCGGCCCGGCTATCGCGGCTGCCCGCAGATCAACATCGCCGCCGAATACGCGGACGGCAACCATCCGGCCCGCAAGGTGGCCGTCGCGCACAAGCAGGAATTGCGGCGCCGGCTGACCGAGCTGGCGGATGCGATGGGCGTCGACGAGCCGGAGACCTTCGCGCTGCGGCTTGCGACCGTGATCGACGGCGCGCTGAGCAGCGGGCAGGCGTTGCATGCGCATGGGCCCGTGGCTTTCCTGCAGGAATTCGCGCAACTGCTGTTGCCGAAGAAGGGCCGCAAGTAA
- a CDS encoding saccharopine dehydrogenase family protein — translation MDDRMTVAVYGATGHTGRFVVAELARRGLRAIRIGRDAARLAEDGGDTALALTRVAAIDDPAALDAALRGAAAVINCAGPYLDTALPLADAALRASIPYLDLTAEQPSVLALAEHCDVRARAAGVTIVPAAAFYGGLADLLVTAVVDQNQPIERVDIATGLDRWHPTRGTRVTGERNRAVRLVQKAGKPTPVPSTARERAWPFPPPIGRVDVTLLPFSEVMTLSRHLRIDTIESWLATVALRDVRDAATPPPEPTDALGRSAQQFAMDAIVVQGGTTHRATASGQDIYAVSAPIIVEAAVRLIAGDTGVSGGVRSLGELCDARDFLAALDSVAVSFGTTTDPVFNQETQA, via the coding sequence ATGGATGATCGAATGACGGTTGCAGTCTATGGCGCCACGGGTCATACCGGGCGGTTCGTCGTCGCCGAACTGGCCCGGCGCGGCCTGCGCGCGATCCGCATCGGGCGCGACGCCGCGCGGCTCGCGGAGGACGGCGGCGATACGGCGCTCGCGCTCACGCGCGTCGCCGCGATCGACGATCCGGCCGCGCTCGACGCCGCATTGCGCGGCGCGGCCGCGGTGATCAACTGCGCGGGCCCGTACCTCGATACCGCGCTGCCGCTGGCCGATGCCGCGCTGCGGGCCAGCATCCCCTATCTCGACCTGACCGCCGAGCAGCCGTCGGTGCTGGCACTGGCCGAACACTGCGATGTGCGGGCGCGCGCGGCGGGCGTGACCATCGTGCCGGCCGCGGCGTTCTACGGCGGCCTGGCCGACCTGCTCGTCACCGCCGTCGTCGACCAGAACCAGCCGATCGAGCGCGTCGACATCGCGACCGGGCTCGACCGCTGGCACCCGACGCGCGGCACGCGCGTGACCGGCGAACGCAATCGCGCGGTGCGGCTCGTGCAGAAGGCCGGCAAGCCGACGCCGGTGCCGTCGACCGCACGCGAACGCGCATGGCCGTTCCCGCCGCCGATCGGCCGCGTCGACGTGACGCTGCTGCCGTTTTCGGAAGTGATGACACTGTCGCGTCACCTGCGCATCGATACGATCGAATCGTGGCTCGCCACCGTCGCGCTGCGCGACGTGCGCGATGCCGCCACGCCGCCGCCCGAGCCGACCGACGCGCTGGGCCGCTCGGCGCAGCAGTTCGCGATGGACGCGATCGTCGTGCAGGGCGGCACGACGCACCGCGCGACGGCATCCGGGCAGGACATCTACGCCGTCAGCGCACCGATCATCGTCGAGGCGGCCGTGCGCCTGATCGCGGGCGACACCGGGGTGTCGGGCGGCGTGCGCAGTCTCGGCGAGCTGTGCGACGCACGCGATTTCCTCGCGGCGCTCGATTCGGTGGCAGTATCGTTCGGCACGACAACCGATCCGGTTTTCAACCAGGAGACGCAAGCATGA